The Drosophila innubila isolate TH190305 chromosome 3R unlocalized genomic scaffold, UK_Dinn_1.0 2_E_3R, whole genome shotgun sequence genome has a segment encoding these proteins:
- the LOC117789560 gene encoding LOW QUALITY PROTEIN: serine-rich adhesin for platelets (The sequence of the model RefSeq protein was modified relative to this genomic sequence to represent the inferred CDS: substituted 1 base at 1 genomic stop codon): protein MAPQMTPFSLLDKMATTMTVPSKPEIRWLCRTLLLCVCIGAAASRDIPSSSVYARSVHDDDEDVAFYCPEEGLFPDDYDCRIYYRCEKRTEYFIQPYMFACKEGTVFSRTLQLCLPPMLAGRGECVNYMNEYEQENEIDGDEVSQLAYEGLVNSPNGHGTNVEAVTPAAIELYTYATENQLPANYGLTGLTGVSVISFTSSSSSSLRSAGDETVACTNDGFMSDPNDCTVFYRCISNGRGYNQIGFRCSDGTAWDESLQSCNHISNVRSNGGCRKQSDPLSDNYADQSSTQSSQSSYQNTTSSSSSSSSQQSSSTSSSMSSSSNSTHSSTSSSNQSSSNHESSTSSSNQQSNNSESSSSQNSGGNESSSSNQNSGSNQSSSSNQNANNNQNQTSNNQGQSENSSSSSQNNQSSNSNQNSGSNQSSSSNNQNSGSNQSSNSTQNNQSSNNNQNSGTNQSSSSNQSSQSSNNNQNSGSNESSTASNNQENQNGNKPDPTECVDEKTYIPDRTDCAKFYRCRLNDDGVLEQVPFTCGPGTIWNQEEKVCILPDDDQKKQCNIQSSSSTNNANQNANNSSQQSSGSTEGSSTSGNQSSNNNSSNQSSSQQETSTSSSNQSSSSQQNTSSSNNSSSNSANQSSNQSSSENSSTSSSTGSQNSTTTSKPLNPDGECKDTETYLSDKKDCTIFYRCVDNGSGGFDKISFDCSPGTVWDPDSKGCNHPTDVQKEQCKAMAGQGSYNQGSSSNQTSSSQGSSSNQGSSSNQGSSSNQGSSSNQGSSSNQGSSSNQGSSSNQGSIXRGSHLKDLNQGSHHQGSSNNQGSSSNQESSSNQGSSSNQESSSNQGSSSNQGSSSNQGSSSNQGSSSNQSTQGSSSNQSTQGSSSNQGSSSNQGSSSTQGSSSNQGSSSNQSSSSNQGSSSNQNQTSSTTQKPFKPAEKCESEETFLADNDNCSKFYRCVDDGKGGYMKVSFTCPPNTIWHPNANSCDHLAQVEMENLKCKRVSSPSTSNNSTSNNNQQSTTTTSSSNSEETTSTSTSKPSNSGTTSTPKPSDSCQMNGQFVGDESDCAKFYRCVDNDRGGFGLVAFSCGPGTVWDAQILACNHIWAVKDKNCNNAATTQRPISSNTTPSQGSMQGNTQSPRPTTSPSAVPTTQTPSSQATTTRKPSTTVSPGTQQPNQPAGNGDCKSEGFIGDPNNCAKFYRCISNGKGGFDQIPFHCAAGTVWDQSLQTCNHDLNKCNPNNPNSDGNATTESDKGPCDNTTVAPNTTTSPTEIGTDSTTIAQQPTTTFTPTTTDSQPTTTIETTSYRPTTTEAEPTTTFRPTTTDSQPTTTMGPTTFRPTTTESQPTTMTTTQMSTSETYPPTTTMIPPTTTTPVPNLPPGTECTGNGFMADPNNCRKFYRCVNNGDSYSKHEFMCAKNTAWNEDLQTCDHVGNVPRCSGQTEAPTTIQPTTEYPQQSTTVSSEDPTHPTTTEYPTKPTDSSMKPTTTEYPTKPTDFTTQPTTEYPTKPTDSTIKPNTGYPTKPTDSTMKPNTKPTDSPMKPTTTEYPTTTENYQEPTTSKPGYNPTTSIPGYNPTTTESPTTTEVSSGTTLQPEVNFNCTSEGFHADPQDCSIYYRCTKYNNSYQVYKFRCPKGTVWDSSVETCNYADQVTSGNCSFGGSASTTPSGITTQWTEAPTSTMETVTTVRPETTTTVRPETTTTVRPDTTTTALPETTTTILTSSTIRPLETTTNAEIIETTTEAQPQNSNSSIVPCPEVSEEQSLFVCPSGFRRHPKQCSMFYQCNENEKSNLNIVMFQCPNGTVYHEKSCRCGNPEPNDSCSNKGSSRTHTFEENHQTNLVEIHSTSPLCPEEGHFALNQNECSQVFVKCNYFQQTNRIEGQIYRCPQGFAYWNVSRRCEPTRKLTNCTPATYSVGVTDSVPLEWVNIGHRRRSLRI from the exons ATATTCCATCTTCGTCAGTCTATGCACGTTCCGtccatgatgatgatgaggacgTTGCGTTCTATTGCCCAGAGGAGGGTCTGTTCCCCGATGACTATGACTGTCGCATCTACTATCGCTGTGAAAAGCGGACGGAGTACTTCATTCAACCTTACATGTTTGCCTGCAAGGAGGGTACTGTCTTTTCGCGCACCCTTCAATTGTGTCTGCCCCCGATGTTGGCCGGACGTGGCGAGTGTGTAAACTACATGAACGAGTACGAGCAGGAGAATGAAATAGATGGAGATGAGGTCAGCCAGCTGGCGTATGAGGGGCTTGTCAATAGCCCAAATGGACACGGGACCAATGTGGAAGCCGTCACACCCGCCGCCATTGAACTATACACCTATGCCACTGAAAATCAGTTGCCTGCTAACTATGGATTGACAGGATTGACGGGTGTTTCAGTCATATCCTTTACgagctcatcatcatcatctttgcGTTCAGCTGGCGATGAGACAGTCGCTTGCACCAATGATGGATTTATGAGTGATCCTAATGATTGCACCGTCTTCTATCGCTGTATCTCGAATGGACGCGGATATAATCAAATCGGATTTCGTTGCTCTGATGGCACTGCTTGGGACGAATCCCTTCAGTCGTGCAATCATATATCTAATGTTCGCTCGAATGGCGGATGTCGCAAGCAGTCCGATCCTCTGAGCGATAACTATGCAGATCAATCATCTACGCAATCATCACAATCAAGCTATCAGAATACAACCTCATCTTCGTCCTCATCTAGCAGTCAGCAGAGCTCCTCAACAAGCTCCTCAATGTCATCGTCTTCTAATTCCACCCACTCATCTACAAGCTCGTCAAACCAATCGAGCTCAAATCATGAGTCATCCACATCAAGTAGTAATCAACAGTCGAACAACTCGGAAAGTTCCTCAAGTCAAAATTCAGGAGGCAACGAGTCCTCAAGCTCCAATCAAAACTCCGGCAGCAATCAGTCCTCTAGCAGTAATCAAAATGCCAATAACAATCAGAATCAAACCTCTAATAATCAAGGCCAGAGCGAGAATTCTTCCAGCAGTTCTCAAAACAATCAGTCTTCCAATAGCAACCAAAATTCTGGAAGCAATCAATCTTCCAGCAGTAATAACCAAAATTCCGGAAGCAATCAATCTTCCAACAGTACTCAAAACAACCAGTCTTCTAATAATAACCAAAATTCGGGAACCAATCAATCGTCTAGCAGTAATCAAAGCAGCCAGTCTTCCAATAATAACCAAAATTCTGGCAGCAATGAATCTTCCACTGCTTCCAATAACCAAGAAAACCAGAATGGCAATAAACCAGATCCTACAGAATGTGTGGACGAGAAAACATATATTCCCGATAGAACTGATTGTGCCAAATTTTACAGATGTAGGCTAAATGACGATGGAGTCTTGGAGCAGGTACCTTTTACATGTGGACCTGGAACTATATGGAATCAAGAGGAGAAAGTTTGCATTCTTCCTGATGACGatcaaaaaaaacaatgcaataTACAATCGAGCTCTTCCACAAATAATGCTAATCAAAATGCTAACAACTCCAGTCAACAATCTAGTGGCAGCACTGAAGGTTCTTCAACAAGTGGCAATCAGTCTTCCAACAACAATAGTAGCAATCAATCTAGCAGTCAGCAAGAAACATCCACCTCAAGTAGCAACCAATCTTCCAGCAGTCAACAAAACACTTCCTCATCAAATAATTCATCTTCAAACTCAGCAAACCAGTCTTCTAATCAATCCAGTAGTGAAAATTCGTCTACTTCAAGCTCAACTGGTAGTCAGAATTCTACCACAACTTCCAAGCCCTTGAATCCTGATGGAGAATGTAAAGATACGGAAACATATTTGTCTGACAAGAAGGATTGCACAATTTTCTATCGATGTGTAGATAACGGCAGTGGTGgatttgataaaatttcatttgactgTTCACCAGGTACTGTTTGGGATCCTGACTCAAAGGGCTGTAACCATCCAACAGATGTGCAGAAGGAGCAATGCAAAGCTATGGCCGGTCAGGGATCTTACAACCAAGGTTCATCTTCCAATCAAACTTCCTCTAGTCAGGGATCGTCGTCTAATCAAGGATCGTCGTCCAACCAAGGATCCTCATCTAATCAAGGATCTTCTTCAAACCAAGGTTCCTCTTCCAATCAAGGATCTTCCTCCAACCAAGGATCCTCATCTAACCAAGGATCTATCTAAAGAGGATCTCATCTCAAGGATCTCAACCAAGGATCTCATCACCAAGGATCATCCAACA ACCAAGGATCATCATCCAATCAAGAATCGTCATCTAATCAAGGATCATCATCCAACCAAGAATCGTCATCTAACCAAGGCTCCTCATCTAATCAGGGATCTTCATCCAATCAAGGATCCTCTTCTAATCAAGGCTCCTCATCTAACCAATCGACTCAAGGTTCATCATCTAATCAATCGACTCAAGGTTCATCATCTAACCAAGGATCGTCATCGAATCAAGGATCGTCGTCCACCCAGGGATCATCATCTAACCAAGGATCCTCTTCGAATCAAAGTTCTTCCTCTAATCAAGGGTCATCCTCAAACCAGAATCAGACATCGTCCACTACTCAGAAACCATTTAAGCCAGCGGAGAAATGTGAAAGTGAAGAGACATTTTTGGCTGACAACGATAACTGCTCAAAGTTCTATCGCTGTGTTGATGATGGCAAGGGTGGTTACATGAAGGTTTCATTTACTTGCCCACCGAACACAATTTGGCATCCCAATGCCAATAGCTGTGATCATCTTGCACAAGTTGAAATggaaaacttaaaatgtaaGCGGGTGAGCAGTCCCTCAACGAGCAACAATAGCACATCGAACAATAATCAACAATCAACAACTACGACCTCGTCATCGAACAGTGAAGAAACAACATCGACCTCAACATCTAAGCCAAGTAATTCTGGAACCACCTCGACACCAAAACCATCTGACAGCTGTCAAATGAATGGACAGTTTGTGGGTGATGAGAGTGATTGCGCCAAGTTCTATCGCTGCGTCGATAATGACAGAGGAGGCTTTGGTCTAGTAGCTTTCTCTTGTGGCCCGGGAACTGTTTGGGATGCTCAGATCTTGGCCTGTAATCATATCTGGGCCGTGAAAGataaaaactgcaacaatgCCGCGACAACGCAACGCCCAATAAGTTCAAATACAACGCCAAGTCAGGGATCAATGCAAGGCAATACGCAATCCCCAAGACCAACCACATCTCCATCTGCTGTACCGACTACACAGACACCTTCTTCTCAAGCCACAACTACAAGAAAGCCCTCAACTACAGTAAGTCCTGGCACACAACAGCCAAATCAACCAGCTGGAAATGGAGATTGTAAATCCGAGGGTTTCATCGGCGATCCAAACAACTGTGCCAAATTTTATCGTTGTATTAGCAATGGTAAAGGCGGCTTCGACCAGATTCCCTTCCATTGCGCTGCCGGAACTGTTTGGGATCAGAGTTTACAAACCTGCAACCACGATTTGAATAAGTGTAATCCTAACAATCCTAACAGTGATGGTAATGCAACGACCGAATCTGACAAGGGTCCTTGTGACAATACAACGGTAGCTCCCAATACAACAACTTCTCCAACTGAAATCGGCACGGATTCCACGACTATAGCCCAACAACCTACAACGACTTTTACACCAACCACAACGGATTCTCAACCTACAACCACAATAGAGACAACGTCTTATAGACCAACGACAACTGAAGCGGAACCTACAACGACTTTCAGACCAACCACAACCGATTCTCAACCTACAACTACAATGGGGCCTACGACTTTCAGACCAACCACAACGGAATCTCAACCTACAACCATGACAACCACTCAAATGTCAACAAGTGAGACATATCCTCCTACTACAACCATGATTCCTCCAACGACTACTACACCAGTGCCAAACTTACCACCAGGCACCGAATGTACCGGAAATGGATTCATGGCTGATCCAAACAATTGTCGCAAGTTCTATCGCTGCGTAAACAACGGCGATTCATACTCAAAACATGAATTTATGTGTGCTAAAAATACTGCTTGGAACGAAGATCTACAAACTTGCGATCATGTCGGAAATGTTCCCCGTTGCTCGGGTCAAACTGAAGCTCCAACTACGATCCAGCCCACTACAGAATATCCTCAACAGTCTACAACAGTATCGAGTGAAGATCCAACACACCCCACCACCACTGAATATCCAACTAAGCCAACGGATTCTTCAATGAAACCCACCACTACTGAGTATCCCACAAAACCAACAGATTTCACAACGCAACCCACCACTGAGTACCCAACAAAACCTACAGATTCCACAATAAAACCCAACACTGGATATCCTACGAAACCAACAGATTCCACTATGAAACCCAACACAAAGCCAACAGACTCTCCGATGAAACCCACAACAACCGAGTATCCAACGACCACAGAAAATTATCAAGAGCCAACAACATCGAAACCAGGATATAACCCAACAACATCGATACCCGGATATAACCCAACAACTACCGAATCaccgacaacaacagaagTCAGTTCCGGCACTACACTACAACCGGAAGTCAATTTCAACTGCACATCTGAAGGTTTCCACGCTGATCCTCAGGATTGCAGCATTTATTACCGATGCACcaagtacaacaacagctaTCAAGTCTATAAATTCCGTTGTCCTAAAGGCACTGTGTGGGATTCATCGGTTGAGACTTGCAACTATGCAGATCAAGTAACTTCTGGTAACTGCTCTTTTGGAGGTAGTGCATCAACAACACCAAGCGGAATAACTACACAATGGACCGAAGCCCCAACAAGCACTATGGAAACTGTGACAACTGTACGACCTGAAACTACAACTACAGTTCGACCTGAAACTACAACTACAGTTCGACCTgacactacaacaacagctctACCtgaaactacaactacaatcCTGACCAGCAGCACAATTAGACCTCTGGAAACGACAACTAATGCTGAAATAATTGAAACCACAACGGAAGCCCAACCCCAAAATTCGAATAGCTCGATTGTCCCATGCCCAGAAGTTAGCGAGGAGCAAAGTTTGTTCGTCTGTCCTTCGGGATTCCGTCGACATCCCAAACAATGCAGCATGTTCTATCAGTGCAATGAAAATGAGAAATCGAATCTGAATATTGTAATGTTCCAATGTCCCAACGGCACTGTTTACCACGAGAAATCGTGTCGATGTGGCAACCCTGAACCCAATGATAGCTGCAGCAATAAAGGCTCCTCAAGGACGCATACATTTGAGGAAAATCATCAAACGAATTTG GTGGAAATCCATTCGACATCGCCACTTTGTCCGGAGGAGGGACACTTTGCACTGAACCAGAATGAATGCAGCCAGGTATTCGTCAAGTGCAACTACTTCCAGCAGACAAATCGCATCGAGGGTCAAATCTATCGTTGTCCGCAAGGCTTTGCCTATTGGAATGTCAGCCGACGTTGTGAACCAACTCGAAAACTGACCAACTGCACCCCGGCTACTTACAGTGTAGGCGTGACAGACAGCGTGCCACTGGAGTGGGTCAACATCGGTCACAGACGTCGCAGTCTGCGTATCTAA